One genomic segment of Longimicrobium sp. includes these proteins:
- a CDS encoding type II toxin-antitoxin system death-on-curing family toxin, translating to MTEPRRLQRAWVDALHFQQLKRFGGLYGVRDDGVIESALARARNLWEYAEERDIAALAAAYGFGLTRNHGYTDGNKRIGFMAMAVFLDLNGFDLDAPEPAVVELMLAVAAGEATEPELTGWIRRYLRPISESP from the coding sequence GTGACCGAGCCGCGCCGGCTGCAGCGCGCCTGGGTCGACGCGCTCCACTTCCAGCAGCTGAAGCGGTTCGGCGGCCTCTACGGCGTCCGCGACGACGGCGTCATCGAGTCGGCGCTCGCGCGAGCACGCAACCTGTGGGAATACGCGGAGGAACGCGACATCGCCGCGCTGGCCGCGGCATACGGATTCGGCCTCACGCGAAACCATGGGTACACGGACGGCAACAAGCGCATCGGGTTCATGGCAATGGCCGTCTTCCTCGACCTGAACGGATTCGACCTCGATGCGCCGGAGCCCGCGGTGGTGGAATTGATGCTCGCGGTTGCGGCGGGTGAGGCTACCGAACCCGAGCTCACCGGTTGGATCAGGCGATATCTCCGCCCAATTTCCGAATCGCCGTAG